Proteins from a genomic interval of Clostridium sp. M62/1:
- the cas5c gene encoding type I-C CRISPR-associated protein Cas5c, with protein sequence MAKGIKVRVWGDYALFSRPEMKVERCTYDVMTPSAARGILEAIYWHPGLRWKIDRIYVKKPIRFTSVRRNEVKSKLSASNALSVYNGAKKDLYISTKADIVQRASLILKDVEYVIEAHFEMTQDANETDNPGKFKDIVTRRLNRGECFHMPYFGCREFPAYFAPCEEEVISTAYEGEEERDLGYMLYDMDYSDLKNIQPMFFRAVLRRGVLDVKDCEVVR encoded by the coding sequence ATGGCAAAAGGAATCAAAGTACGGGTGTGGGGAGATTATGCTCTTTTTTCGCGGCCGGAGATGAAGGTAGAACGGTGCACCTACGATGTGATGACACCCTCTGCCGCCCGGGGCATATTGGAGGCAATCTACTGGCATCCTGGCCTCAGATGGAAAATTGACAGGATTTATGTCAAGAAGCCCATTCGCTTTACCAGCGTCAGAAGAAATGAGGTGAAAAGCAAGCTGTCTGCGTCTAATGCTCTTTCCGTTTACAATGGAGCGAAAAAGGATCTCTACATCAGCACGAAAGCCGATATTGTTCAGAGGGCGTCACTGATTTTAAAGGATGTAGAATACGTGATAGAAGCCCATTTCGAGATGACGCAGGATGCCAATGAAACAGACAACCCGGGAAAGTTTAAGGACATTGTAACCAGAAGACTCAATAGAGGGGAGTGTTTTCATATGCCCTATTTTGGATGCAGGGAGTTTCCCGCCTACTTTGCTCCCTGCGAGGAGGAAGTAATTTCCACTGCCTATGAGGGGGAGGAGGAAAGAGATTTGGGATATATGCTTTATGATATGGACTATTCCGATCTGAAAAATATCCAGCCCATGTTTTTCAGGGCCGTATTAAGGCGGGGAGTGCTGGATGTAAAAGACTGTGAGGTGGTACGGTGA
- the cas8c gene encoding type I-C CRISPR-associated protein Cas8c/Csd1 produces MILQELVKYYERLAEQGKVSKPGWCSAKVSYCLDLRPDGTVARVISCLKEEERGKKKVLVPQDFTVPAMVSRSSGIAPNFLCDNSKYLLGIDKNGSGKRLRECFEAAKNRHLEILDGVSGEAAEAVCAFFKSWDPDKAAENPVISEKWEELTAGGNLIFSVGMDEAQKDESIRCAWEESQNKKGEGEEKAGVCLVTGKRTEIARIHNTIKGVSGAQSSGAALVSFNADSFTSYGKEQSYNAPVGIYAAFAYTTALNYLLSQRRYVFQLGDATVIFWSESGEEAYQQAFWMGIEAREDDQEKLRELLEAMQKGRPVAIDDISLNPEQSFCVLGLSPNAARLSVRFFYKDSFGSILTNLKRHYEQMEIVRPSWDRTEYLSAGRMLYETANQKSRDKKAPPNMAAAVFESILSGAKYPESLYSNVLIRIRAENGAGKVTRGRAAIIKAYLIRNKEERLIKEGTFVRVNESCVDTAYVLGRIFAVLEEIQEKANPGLNSTIKDRYFNAACSRPQLIFPTLFKLESSHIRKLEDRAAIYYERQLTELQGMLQAEKGENGIREKAKSYPASLNLEEQGAFILGYYHQVQKRYTKKEDK; encoded by the coding sequence GTGATTTTACAGGAGCTTGTAAAGTATTATGAAAGGCTGGCAGAGCAGGGGAAAGTATCAAAACCAGGCTGGTGCAGCGCAAAGGTATCATACTGCCTGGATCTGAGACCGGACGGGACAGTGGCCAGAGTGATTTCCTGTTTGAAAGAGGAAGAACGCGGTAAAAAAAAGGTTCTGGTTCCCCAGGATTTTACTGTGCCGGCCATGGTTTCCCGTTCCTCAGGCATTGCCCCGAATTTTCTCTGTGACAATTCTAAATACCTTCTGGGAATAGACAAAAATGGTTCGGGAAAGCGGCTCAGAGAGTGCTTTGAGGCAGCTAAGAACAGGCATCTGGAAATTCTCGACGGCGTTTCCGGAGAAGCCGCAGAGGCTGTCTGTGCGTTTTTTAAGAGCTGGGACCCGGATAAGGCAGCGGAAAATCCTGTGATTAGTGAAAAGTGGGAGGAGCTTACAGCTGGTGGAAACCTTATCTTTTCCGTTGGGATGGATGAAGCCCAGAAGGATGAAAGTATCCGGTGCGCCTGGGAAGAAAGCCAGAATAAAAAGGGAGAAGGGGAAGAAAAAGCCGGGGTTTGCCTTGTGACAGGAAAGAGGACAGAGATCGCAAGAATTCACAATACGATCAAGGGAGTTTCGGGTGCACAGTCCAGCGGTGCGGCTCTGGTATCCTTCAATGCAGATTCATTTACTTCCTACGGGAAGGAACAGAGCTACAATGCACCAGTGGGAATCTATGCGGCCTTCGCCTATACGACGGCTCTCAATTATCTTCTGTCCCAGCGCAGATATGTGTTCCAGTTGGGAGATGCGACTGTGATTTTCTGGTCTGAGAGCGGAGAAGAAGCCTACCAGCAGGCGTTCTGGATGGGAATAGAGGCCAGAGAGGACGATCAGGAAAAGCTCAGGGAGCTGTTGGAGGCGATGCAGAAGGGCAGACCTGTGGCGATAGATGACATTTCTCTGAATCCCGAACAGAGTTTCTGCGTCCTGGGACTGTCGCCGAATGCGGCGCGGCTGTCTGTGCGTTTTTTCTATAAGGACAGCTTTGGCAGTATTCTTACCAATCTGAAACGCCACTATGAGCAGATGGAGATTGTCCGGCCTTCCTGGGACAGGACAGAATATCTGAGTGCAGGAAGAATGCTGTATGAAACGGCTAATCAGAAGTCCCGTGACAAAAAAGCACCGCCGAATATGGCTGCTGCCGTTTTCGAATCGATCCTGTCGGGAGCGAAATACCCGGAAAGCCTTTACTCCAACGTGCTCATTCGGATACGGGCCGAGAACGGTGCAGGAAAAGTGACAAGGGGACGGGCTGCTATTATCAAGGCCTATCTCATACGAAATAAAGAGGAACGACTGATAAAGGAGGGAACATTTGTGAGGGTAAATGAGTCCTGCGTCGACACAGCCTATGTGCTGGGACGCATATTTGCAGTGCTGGAGGAAATTCAGGAGAAGGCGAATCCAGGCCTGAACAGCACAATTAAAGACAGATATTTTAATGCTGCCTGCTCCAGGCCGCAGCTGATTTTTCCCACGCTTTTCAAGCTGGAGAGCAGCCATATCAGAAAGCTGGAGGACAGAGCTGCCATTTACTATGAGAGACAGCTTACAGAACTTCAAGGGATGCTACAGGCAGAGAAGGGAGAAAACGGAATAAGGGAAAAGGCAAAATCCTATCCGGCCAGCCTGAATCTGGAAGAGCAGGGGGCGTTTATTCTGGGGTACTATCACCAGGTTCAGAAGAGATATACGAAAAAGGAGGATAAATAG
- the cas7c gene encoding type I-C CRISPR-associated protein Cas7/Csd2 yields MSEAIKNRYEFVVLFDVENGNPNGDPDAGNMPRIDPESNFGLVTDVCLKRKIRNYVETVKEGEEGYGIYIREDVPLNTSDKKALSYIGVEDLSDKGLKELKKNDPEADKKIRDFMCRNFFDIRTFGAVMTTFVKASLNCGQVRGPVQIGFARSIDPIVSQELTITRVAITTEEDSLNKKTEMGRKNIVPYGLYRAEGFISANLARKVTGFSEEDLELLWEAIINMFEHDHSAARGKMAVRRLIVFKHSRELGDCPSYKLFDAVEVKRKEGVEFARQYSDYEIAIHREQIPESVEVMDKI; encoded by the coding sequence ATGAGCGAGGCAATTAAAAACAGATATGAATTCGTGGTATTATTCGATGTGGAAAACGGAAATCCAAACGGAGATCCAGATGCAGGCAATATGCCGAGAATCGATCCGGAGAGTAATTTTGGACTTGTGACGGATGTGTGCCTGAAGCGGAAAATACGAAATTATGTGGAAACAGTAAAAGAGGGGGAGGAAGGATACGGAATTTATATCAGAGAAGATGTGCCTCTCAACACAAGTGACAAGAAGGCATTATCCTATATCGGAGTCGAAGATTTGAGCGATAAGGGGCTTAAGGAATTAAAGAAAAATGATCCGGAAGCGGACAAAAAAATCAGAGATTTTATGTGCCGGAATTTCTTTGACATTCGGACCTTCGGGGCAGTCATGACGACCTTTGTGAAGGCATCTTTAAACTGCGGGCAGGTGAGGGGACCTGTGCAGATTGGTTTTGCCAGAAGCATTGACCCGATTGTGAGTCAGGAGCTCACCATAACCAGAGTGGCGATTACCACAGAGGAGGACTCGCTGAATAAAAAGACGGAGATGGGAAGAAAAAATATTGTCCCATATGGCCTGTACCGGGCAGAGGGATTTATCTCTGCAAACCTGGCTAGAAAGGTGACAGGATTTTCAGAGGAAGACCTGGAACTTTTGTGGGAAGCGATTATCAATATGTTTGAGCACGATCATTCCGCAGCAAGAGGGAAAATGGCCGTCCGCAGGCTGATTGTGTTTAAACACAGCAGGGAGCTGGGAGACTGCCCGTCGTACAAACTGTTTGATGCTGTTGAGGTAAAGAGAAAGGAAGGGGTGGAATTTGCAAGGCAGTATTCAGATTATGAGATAGCAATTCACAGGGAGCAGATTCCGGAAAGCGTTGAAGTGATGGACAAGATTTAA
- the cas4 gene encoding CRISPR-associated protein Cas4 yields the protein MEYREEDYLMISGIQHFRFCRRQWAIIHIEKQWEENVHTVTGELMHRKTHDPYLAEKRRDVLISRALPVHSRSLGVSGECDTVEFRKSENGIKLHGHRDLYEIYPVEYKKGSPKITEEDRLQLTAQAMCLEEMFSVNIAEGAIFYGETRKREAVTFTDELRTEVKEMFEEMHQYYNRGYTPKVKWSKSCNGCSLKDICLPKLGKAQSVKAYISQAVGEEE from the coding sequence ATGGAATACAGGGAAGAGGATTATCTGATGATTTCCGGGATTCAGCATTTCAGGTTCTGCAGAAGACAGTGGGCAATCATCCATATAGAGAAGCAGTGGGAGGAAAATGTCCATACTGTAACTGGAGAATTGATGCACAGGAAGACCCATGATCCCTATCTGGCAGAAAAGAGAAGAGATGTTCTGATCAGCAGAGCCCTTCCGGTACATTCCCGGTCACTGGGGGTGAGCGGCGAGTGTGATACGGTGGAATTCAGAAAATCAGAGAATGGAATCAAGCTGCATGGCCATAGGGATCTCTATGAAATTTATCCGGTAGAATATAAGAAGGGAAGCCCGAAAATTACAGAGGAGGACCGCCTTCAGCTTACCGCTCAGGCCATGTGCCTGGAGGAAATGTTTTCTGTAAATATTGCTGAGGGGGCTATTTTTTACGGGGAAACAAGAAAACGGGAGGCTGTGACGTTTACAGATGAGCTGCGAACAGAAGTGAAGGAAATGTTTGAGGAAATGCATCAGTATTACAATCGCGGTTACACTCCGAAGGTTAAATGGAGCAAAAGCTGCAATGGCTGCTCTTTGAAGGACATCTGTCTGCCAAAGCTGGGAAAGGCACAGTCAGTAAAAGCATATATCAGCCAGGCAGTTGGGGAGGAAGAATGA
- the cas1c gene encoding type I-C CRISPR-associated endonuclease Cas1c: protein MRRLLNTLYVTSEDSYLALDGENIVVLTGEQEAGRLPLHTLESVISFGYRGTSPALMGACAERGISLCYLTPQGKFLARVSGKVKGNVLLRQRQFESSRNDEESLAIAKNCMIGKVHNARWVLERAIRDHGMQIDAKKVKEVSLHLKESLKCIERSKTKEELRGHEGEAAAAYFGVFDELILQQKKEFFFQGRSKRPPMDNVNALLSFVYTLLANMISSALECVGLDPYVGYFHTDRPGRASLSFDIIEEFRPALADRFVLSLINKKLVNGKGFKKKENGAVIMTDDTKRIVLTEWQNRKKETLTHPFLKEKIEWGMAPYVQALLLARYLRGDLDGYPPFLWK from the coding sequence ATGAGAAGGCTTTTAAATACATTGTATGTCACATCAGAGGACAGCTATCTGGCTCTGGATGGAGAGAATATTGTGGTACTTACAGGTGAACAGGAGGCTGGCAGGCTTCCGCTTCATACGCTCGAATCGGTGATTTCCTTTGGATACCGGGGTACAAGCCCTGCCCTTATGGGAGCGTGTGCAGAGCGGGGAATCTCTCTTTGCTATCTGACGCCCCAGGGTAAATTTCTGGCAAGGGTAAGCGGGAAAGTTAAGGGCAATGTACTGCTGAGACAAAGGCAGTTTGAGAGCAGCAGAAATGATGAGGAGAGCCTTGCAATTGCGAAAAACTGCATGATTGGAAAGGTACATAATGCCAGATGGGTGCTGGAGAGAGCCATAAGAGATCACGGAATGCAGATAGATGCAAAAAAGGTGAAAGAAGTATCCCTGCACTTAAAGGAGAGTCTGAAATGCATAGAAAGAAGCAAGACAAAGGAAGAGCTGAGAGGTCATGAGGGAGAGGCGGCTGCGGCGTATTTCGGCGTATTTGATGAGCTGATCCTTCAGCAGAAAAAAGAGTTTTTCTTTCAAGGGCGCAGTAAAAGGCCGCCTATGGATAATGTCAATGCACTGCTGTCCTTCGTCTACACACTTCTTGCCAATATGATTTCTTCGGCTCTCGAGTGTGTGGGCCTTGATCCCTATGTAGGGTATTTTCATACGGATCGTCCGGGAAGGGCATCTCTGTCCTTTGACATAATAGAGGAGTTCCGGCCGGCGCTGGCAGATCGCTTTGTATTGTCGCTGATTAATAAAAAGCTCGTAAACGGAAAAGGGTTTAAGAAGAAAGAGAACGGAGCGGTTATTATGACGGATGATACAAAACGGATTGTACTGACAGAGTGGCAGAACAGGAAAAAAGAGACACTTACACATCCGTTTCTTAAGGAAAAAATAGAATGGGGAATGGCACCTTACGTCCAGGCATTGCTTCTGGCCAGATATCTGAGAGGAGATTTGGATGGTTATCCGCCTTTTTTATGGAAGTAG
- a CDS encoding transposase — protein sequence MSSIPQNYFVENDLIDCVQRFFSKHHVGRLLARCNGMKEKGVSSVSLLRYKLSNIFVGRSMYMQQRTGSFKEAFSKNTFYRFLNSSKTNWLRFTSLLAADIVNHDIRDLTDPERKNVFIIDDSLFNRTSCKKTELGSKVFDHTDMHFKKGFRMLTLSWSDGNTLIPVNSCLLASAKNTNIIGPVKDFDNRTLAGKRRALAQTKAPEAMMTLLNTALSAGLKADYVLFDSWFSNPAQVTAIHAKGMDVIAMIKKSSRIKYSYGGEQLNIKEIYSRNKKRRGRSKYLLSVDVMVGKANPIPAKIVCVRNKANRKDWLAFICTATTLSEEEIIRIYGKRWQIEVFFKTCKSMLNLVGECHSLSYDALTAHVAIVFTRYMLLAMEQRQNEDQRTLGELFFFLVDEMADITFNRSLCILMEALMASLQGIFKLSDEQLNAFTADFEARLPEYLRKALHLEAAAA from the coding sequence ATGTCCAGTATACCACAAAACTATTTCGTTGAGAACGACTTAATTGACTGTGTTCAGAGATTTTTTTCCAAACATCATGTTGGCAGGCTCCTTGCCAGATGTAATGGAATGAAGGAAAAAGGTGTTTCATCTGTTTCCCTGCTTCGTTATAAACTCAGCAACATTTTTGTCGGAAGAAGTATGTATATGCAGCAGCGGACTGGCTCTTTTAAGGAGGCGTTTTCCAAGAACACTTTCTACCGTTTCCTTAATTCTTCAAAAACAAACTGGCTTCGTTTTACTTCTCTTCTTGCAGCTGATATTGTCAATCATGACATTCGTGATCTGACAGATCCGGAAAGAAAAAATGTCTTTATCATTGATGACAGCCTTTTCAACCGTACCAGCTGTAAGAAAACGGAACTGGGATCAAAAGTTTTTGACCACACGGATATGCATTTCAAAAAGGGCTTCAGGATGCTTACTTTAAGCTGGAGTGATGGAAACACACTGATCCCTGTAAACAGCTGCCTGTTAGCGTCTGCAAAGAATACAAATATCATCGGCCCGGTAAAGGACTTTGACAACAGAACCCTTGCAGGAAAAAGACGTGCGCTAGCCCAAACAAAAGCACCAGAGGCAATGATGACTTTACTGAATACAGCCCTCAGTGCAGGGCTGAAAGCGGATTATGTCCTGTTTGATTCCTGGTTTTCCAATCCAGCACAGGTCACAGCCATCCATGCAAAAGGCATGGATGTGATTGCCATGATTAAGAAAAGTAGCCGGATCAAATATTCGTACGGTGGTGAACAGCTGAATATCAAAGAAATCTATTCCCGGAACAAAAAGCGCCGTGGCAGATCAAAGTATCTGCTTTCTGTTGATGTTATGGTAGGAAAGGCGAATCCAATTCCGGCGAAAATCGTATGCGTAAGGAACAAGGCAAACCGCAAGGACTGGCTTGCTTTTATCTGTACAGCTACAACACTTTCCGAGGAAGAGATTATCCGTATTTATGGAAAGCGCTGGCAGATCGAGGTCTTTTTCAAAACCTGCAAATCCATGCTGAATCTGGTTGGAGAATGCCACAGTTTATCTTATGATGCACTGACAGCCCATGTGGCGATCGTGTTTACCCGATATATGTTACTTGCAATGGAGCAGCGCCAAAATGAAGATCAGAGAACGCTTGGTGAACTGTTCTTCTTCCTTGTTGATGAAATGGCAGACATTACTTTCAACAGGTCACTTTGCATCCTGATGGAAGCCTTGATGGCAAGTCTTCAGGGAATCTTTAAACTAAGCGATGAGCAACTGAATGCTTTTACCGCTGATTTTGAAGCAAGATTGCCGGAATATCTGAGAAAAGCACTCCATTTGGAAGCTGCAGCGGCATAA